One Burkholderia vietnamiensis LMG 10929 genomic window carries:
- a CDS encoding MFS transporter → MPQPLPAEATLAHASASASASAPAFESAGAPAAGDALLFRKIAWRIVPFLFLCYVVSFLDRINIGFAQLQMKHDLGFSDAMYGLGAAVFYVGYVFCEVPSNLLLARFGARRTFMRIMLLWGLASTGMMFVSQPTHFYVLRFLLGVFEAGFFPGIVLYLTYWFPSNRRAAAISVFFAGVAVAGVLGGLLSGWIMRDMSGVLGLHGWQWMFAIEGAPAIVLACFAFTYLVDRPQDAAWLTPDEKARVAAVCGDARAHGAHDRRSVAAALANPRVYLFAFVYFSLTCASLTLNFWMPLMIRDFGVTDVVAVSLYTVVPNAVGAVGLILIARRSDRTGERRRHFACCTLGGALALAALTLHLHSFAAMLACLSIAATLIFAALPIFWAVPTRYLSGNAAAAGIALISSIGITSGIVSPWVIGIIRTRTGSMDLAVYLLAALLALSGVALLVGVKGDAGRRG, encoded by the coding sequence ATGCCCCAACCGCTTCCCGCCGAAGCGACGCTCGCGCACGCGAGCGCCTCGGCTTCCGCTTCCGCTCCCGCCTTCGAATCCGCCGGCGCGCCCGCAGCGGGCGATGCGCTGCTGTTCCGCAAGATCGCGTGGCGGATCGTGCCGTTCCTGTTCCTCTGCTACGTCGTGTCGTTCCTCGACCGCATCAACATCGGCTTCGCGCAGCTGCAGATGAAGCACGACCTCGGCTTCAGCGACGCGATGTACGGGCTCGGCGCCGCGGTGTTCTACGTCGGCTACGTGTTCTGCGAGGTGCCGAGCAACCTGCTGCTCGCACGCTTCGGCGCGCGCCGCACCTTCATGCGCATCATGCTGCTGTGGGGGCTCGCGTCGACCGGCATGATGTTCGTGTCGCAGCCGACGCATTTCTATGTGCTGCGCTTCCTGCTCGGCGTGTTCGAGGCCGGCTTCTTCCCCGGCATCGTGCTGTATCTGACCTACTGGTTCCCGTCGAACCGGCGCGCGGCGGCGATCTCCGTGTTCTTTGCCGGCGTCGCGGTCGCCGGCGTGCTCGGCGGCCTGCTGTCGGGCTGGATCATGCGCGACATGAGCGGCGTGCTCGGGCTGCACGGCTGGCAGTGGATGTTCGCGATCGAGGGCGCGCCGGCGATCGTGCTCGCCTGCTTCGCGTTCACGTATCTGGTCGATCGCCCGCAGGACGCCGCCTGGCTCACGCCCGACGAAAAGGCGCGCGTCGCGGCCGTCTGCGGCGATGCCCGCGCGCACGGCGCGCACGACCGGCGCAGCGTGGCGGCCGCGCTCGCGAATCCGCGCGTCTACCTGTTCGCGTTCGTCTACTTCTCGCTCACCTGCGCGTCGCTCACGCTCAACTTCTGGATGCCGCTGATGATTCGCGACTTCGGCGTGACCGACGTCGTGGCCGTGAGCCTCTACACGGTCGTGCCGAACGCCGTCGGCGCCGTCGGACTGATCCTGATCGCGCGCCGCTCGGACCGCACCGGCGAGCGCCGCCGGCACTTCGCGTGCTGCACGCTCGGCGGCGCGCTTGCGCTCGCGGCGCTCACGCTGCATCTGCACAGCTTTGCGGCGATGCTCGCATGCCTGTCGATCGCGGCGACGCTGATCTTCGCCGCGCTGCCGATCTTCTGGGCGGTGCCGACCCGCTACCTGTCGGGCAACGCGGCGGCGGCCGGGATCGCGCTGATCAGCAGCATCGGGATCACGAGCGGCATCGTCAGCCCGTGGGTGATCGGGATCATCCGCACCCGCACCGGCAGCATGGATCTCGCCGTGTACCTGCTGGCCGCGCTGCTCGCGCTGAGCGGCGTCGCGCTGCTGGTGGGGGTGAAGGGCGACGCGGGGCGGCGGGGGTGA
- a CDS encoding MBL fold metallo-hydrolase, with amino-acid sequence MAKAFASQADLEEKKITWTQLSENAYAYTAEGDPNSGVIVGDDSVLIVDTTATPAMAQDLIAKIRSVTDKPIKHVVLSHYHAVRVLGASAYFAEGAQHVIASRGTYEMIVERGEADMKSEIERFPRLFAGVETVPGLTWPTLVFEREITLFLGKLEVKIMHVGSGHTKGDTIVWLPSQKVLFSGDLVEYDAACYCGDAQLEQWPATLEALRALGADKLVPGRGPALLSPADVNKGLDYTKDFVTTLLEQGRKAVERKLDLKASMALTREAMDPKFGHVFIYEHCLPFDVSRAFDEASGITHPRIWTAQRDKEMWAALQD; translated from the coding sequence ATGGCCAAAGCATTCGCCTCCCAAGCCGATCTCGAAGAGAAGAAGATCACCTGGACGCAGCTGTCCGAGAACGCGTACGCATACACCGCCGAAGGCGACCCGAACTCGGGCGTGATCGTCGGCGACGACAGCGTGCTGATCGTCGACACGACCGCGACGCCCGCGATGGCGCAAGACCTGATCGCGAAGATCCGCAGCGTGACCGACAAGCCGATCAAGCACGTCGTGCTGTCGCATTACCACGCGGTGCGCGTGCTCGGCGCGTCCGCATATTTCGCCGAAGGCGCGCAGCACGTGATCGCGAGCCGCGGCACCTACGAGATGATCGTCGAGCGCGGCGAAGCGGACATGAAGTCGGAGATCGAGCGCTTCCCGCGGCTGTTCGCGGGCGTCGAGACGGTGCCCGGCCTGACCTGGCCGACACTCGTGTTCGAGCGCGAGATCACGCTGTTCCTCGGCAAGCTCGAAGTGAAGATCATGCACGTCGGCTCGGGCCATACGAAGGGCGACACGATCGTCTGGCTGCCGTCGCAGAAGGTGCTGTTCTCCGGCGATCTGGTCGAATACGACGCCGCGTGCTATTGCGGCGACGCGCAGCTCGAACAGTGGCCGGCCACGCTCGAGGCGTTGCGCGCGCTCGGCGCCGACAAGCTCGTGCCGGGCCGCGGCCCCGCGCTGCTGAGCCCGGCCGACGTGAACAAGGGCCTCGACTACACGAAGGACTTCGTGACGACGCTGCTCGAGCAGGGCCGCAAGGCCGTCGAGCGCAAGCTCGACCTGAAGGCGTCGATGGCGCTCACGCGCGAAGCGATGGACCCGAAGTTCGGCCACGTGTTCATCTACGAGCACTGCCTGCCGTTCGACGTGTCGCGCGCGTTCGACGAGGCGAGCGGCATCACGCATCCGCGCATCTGGACCGCGCAGCGCGACAAGGAAATGTGGGCCGCGCTGCAGGACTGA
- a CDS encoding IclR family transcriptional regulator has translation MQNHEVSADDAPPKAQRGIQSVEVGGRLLDALARRRKPLGLSELAAAADLSSAQAHTYLVSLTRLALVKRDALTGNYEPGPLSLRLGLMSIERQPAYRAALPHAARLAETVGLSVALSVPGVLGPTIVRIEHGGYPLHMNLHVGSVMSLDATATGRVFRAFGDPAQLDAMTASHAAGADAHEYTHADAHARPDAHPSRAELDAIRARGIERSVDRPSPGVSAMCVPVLDAHGRLQLALTVIGPSGSIDVGWDGPIATALRDAARQATASLDAAPDVRPGTPAVPRIPPALGDDAKAQRGINALDSTGELLLALVSAGRGLPLRDLAAAAGMPAAKAFPHLVSLQKIGLLSRDDAGCFDGGPLGLALGLIAMQRVSPTRDAEPEIVALAAATDMSVAAATLGPLGPTVIRLEESARPQHVSLQVGTVMSLVNTAIGRVFASGMSDDVLAGLLADEPVRLAGGATQVDDGFRARLATIRADQLDFAFDAPVPGIGTIAAPVFDHTGSIRLVIAIIGSSRGFPRGTDSELAHTLLAAARRLSWRFGWIGG, from the coding sequence GTGCAGAACCATGAAGTCAGCGCGGACGACGCGCCGCCGAAGGCGCAGCGCGGCATCCAGAGCGTCGAGGTCGGCGGCCGGCTGCTCGACGCGCTCGCACGCCGGCGCAAGCCGCTCGGGCTGTCGGAGCTGGCGGCGGCGGCCGACCTGTCGAGCGCGCAGGCGCACACCTATCTAGTCAGCCTGACGCGGCTGGCGCTCGTGAAGCGCGACGCGCTGACCGGCAACTACGAGCCCGGCCCGCTGTCGCTGCGACTCGGGCTGATGTCGATCGAGCGCCAGCCGGCCTATCGGGCCGCGCTGCCGCATGCGGCCAGGCTCGCCGAAACGGTGGGCTTGAGCGTCGCGCTGTCGGTGCCGGGCGTGCTCGGGCCGACGATCGTGCGCATCGAGCACGGCGGCTATCCGCTGCACATGAACCTGCACGTCGGCTCGGTGATGTCGCTCGACGCGACGGCCACCGGCCGCGTGTTTCGCGCGTTCGGCGATCCTGCGCAGCTCGACGCGATGACGGCGAGCCACGCCGCCGGTGCAGATGCGCATGAATACACACACGCGGACGCGCATGCCCGGCCCGACGCGCACCCGTCGCGCGCCGAACTCGACGCGATCCGCGCACGCGGCATCGAACGCAGCGTCGATCGGCCCAGCCCCGGGGTCAGCGCGATGTGCGTGCCAGTGCTCGACGCACACGGACGGCTGCAGCTGGCATTGACGGTGATCGGCCCGAGCGGCTCGATCGATGTCGGCTGGGACGGCCCGATCGCGACCGCCCTGCGCGACGCGGCACGGCAAGCCACTGCGTCGCTCGACGCCGCGCCCGATGTGCGGCCGGGCACGCCGGCCGTGCCGCGCATCCCGCCCGCCCTCGGCGACGATGCGAAAGCACAGCGCGGCATCAACGCACTCGACAGCACGGGCGAGTTGCTGCTCGCACTCGTATCGGCCGGCCGCGGGCTGCCGTTGCGCGACCTCGCGGCGGCGGCCGGCATGCCGGCCGCCAAGGCGTTTCCGCATCTGGTGAGCCTGCAGAAGATCGGCCTGCTGAGCCGCGACGACGCCGGCTGCTTCGACGGCGGTCCGCTCGGCCTGGCGCTGGGGCTGATCGCGATGCAGCGCGTGTCGCCGACGCGCGATGCGGAGCCCGAGATCGTCGCGCTCGCGGCCGCGACCGACATGAGCGTGGCCGCGGCGACGCTCGGGCCGCTCGGCCCGACCGTGATTCGCCTGGAGGAATCGGCGCGGCCGCAGCACGTGAGCCTGCAGGTCGGCACCGTGATGTCGCTGGTGAATACCGCGATCGGACGCGTGTTCGCGTCCGGCATGTCCGACGACGTGCTCGCCGGCCTGCTGGCCGACGAGCCGGTGCGCCTGGCAGGCGGCGCGACGCAAGTGGACGACGGGTTCCGTGCGCGGCTGGCGACGATCCGCGCGGACCAGCTCGATTTCGCGTTCGACGCGCCGGTGCCCGGCATCGGGACGATCGCCGCGCCGGTGTTCGATCACACGGGCAGCATTCGGCTGGTGATCGCGATCATCGGCTCGTCGCGCGGTTTCCCGCGCGGGACGGACAGCGAACTCGCTCATACGCTGCTCGCGGCCGCGCGCCGGCTGTCGTGGCGATTCGGGTGGATCGGCGGGTGA
- a CDS encoding Lrp/AsnC family transcriptional regulator, with protein sequence MATRERTPKTLDNQDRKILAALQKNARLSNAELAEQIGMSTTACWNRTRQLELDGYIDGYVALVNQRMLGYADIVILEVTLDRHEDDALGRFGAELAALPEVLEAYLVSGEYDYWIKVAVDGTAGYERFLREKLYRISSIRHSRSMFALRCMKDVPSIQV encoded by the coding sequence ATGGCCACCCGTGAACGCACGCCAAAAACCCTCGACAACCAGGACCGCAAGATCCTCGCTGCACTGCAAAAGAACGCGCGTCTGTCGAACGCCGAACTGGCCGAACAGATCGGCATGTCGACGACCGCCTGCTGGAACCGCACGCGGCAGCTCGAACTCGACGGCTATATCGACGGCTACGTCGCGCTGGTCAACCAGCGCATGCTCGGCTACGCGGACATCGTGATCCTCGAAGTCACGCTCGATCGCCACGAGGACGACGCGCTGGGCCGCTTCGGCGCGGAACTCGCGGCGCTGCCGGAGGTGCTCGAGGCGTATCTGGTGTCGGGCGAGTACGACTACTGGATCAAGGTCGCGGTGGACGGCACGGCAGGCTACGAGCGCTTCCTGCGCGAGAAGCTGTACCGGATTTCGAGTATTCGCCACAGTCGCTCGATGTTCGCGCTGCGGTGCATGAAAGACGTGCCGTCGATTCAGGTGTGA
- a CDS encoding LysE family translocator: MSFRLYLSFVAASAVLIYAPGPVNLLTMNQALRTGWRRALPCVWGGTLAVLLQLALTALCLNSLVHLDTHALAVLRWAGAAYLVWLGCKQWLSRAPADAAAAATPATGHAARDAESGRALFWRGVATSGLNPKTLLFFPSFFPQFLVPNADWSLNGQFLLLATTFALLFVGGMASMALLSHRLSRALQRPARMHAMNRVTGGLLVGMGAIMAGWN; the protein is encoded by the coding sequence ATGTCGTTCCGGCTTTATCTGTCGTTCGTCGCCGCATCGGCCGTCCTCATCTACGCGCCCGGCCCCGTCAACCTCCTCACGATGAACCAGGCATTGCGCACCGGCTGGCGCCGCGCGCTGCCCTGCGTATGGGGCGGCACGCTCGCCGTGCTGCTGCAGTTGGCACTGACCGCGCTGTGTCTGAACTCGCTGGTCCACCTCGATACGCACGCGCTCGCCGTGCTGCGCTGGGCCGGCGCCGCCTACCTCGTATGGCTCGGCTGCAAGCAATGGCTGAGCCGCGCGCCGGCCGACGCTGCGGCGGCCGCGACGCCCGCGACCGGCCACGCCGCGCGCGACGCCGAATCGGGACGCGCGCTGTTCTGGCGCGGCGTCGCGACATCCGGGCTGAACCCGAAGACGCTGTTGTTCTTCCCGTCGTTCTTTCCGCAATTCCTCGTCCCGAATGCGGACTGGAGCTTGAACGGGCAATTCCTGCTGCTCGCGACGACCTTCGCGTTGCTGTTCGTCGGCGGCATGGCGTCGATGGCGCTGCTGTCGCACCGGCTCAGCCGCGCATTGCAGCGACCCGCGCGGATGCACGCGATGAACCGCGTGACGGGCGGGCTGCTGGTCGGGATGGGCGCGATCATGGCCGGTTGGAACTGA
- a CDS encoding VOC family protein, protein MRIRSTYLKVNNLERAATFWENLLEQPPNRKTERWAEFSLGEIRFGLLLNDFGDEFAGSGCVPVFEFDISDLHTFVERAKALGAKVVLDALNIETMQGVVLSDSEGHEFELCSCHE, encoded by the coding sequence ATGCGAATCCGAAGCACTTATTTGAAAGTGAATAACCTCGAGCGGGCCGCAACATTCTGGGAAAATCTATTAGAGCAGCCGCCGAACCGCAAGACGGAGAGATGGGCCGAGTTTTCGCTAGGTGAAATCCGATTCGGGTTATTACTGAACGATTTCGGTGATGAGTTCGCCGGTAGCGGATGCGTACCGGTGTTCGAGTTCGATATATCTGACTTGCACACATTTGTGGAACGCGCGAAGGCTCTTGGAGCAAAAGTCGTTCTCGATGCGCTAAACATTGAGACCATGCAGGGCGTTGTTCTCAGCGACTCCGAGGGCCACGAATTCGAGCTGTGCAGTTGCCACGAATAG
- a CDS encoding YqaA family protein, with product MSELLTYGGLFAVSMIAATLLPLQSEAVLAGLLLAAREPAWALVLVASVGNVAGSVINWALGRGIEHFRERRWFPIKPAALARAERWYARYGRWSLLLSWAPVIGDPLTMIAGVLREPLWSFTAIVTIAKVARYLVIAWLVTR from the coding sequence ATGTCCGAACTCCTCACCTACGGCGGCCTGTTCGCCGTGTCGATGATCGCGGCGACGCTGTTGCCGCTCCAGTCCGAAGCCGTACTCGCCGGCCTGCTGCTCGCCGCTCGCGAGCCCGCGTGGGCGCTGGTGCTCGTCGCGAGCGTCGGCAACGTCGCGGGCTCGGTGATCAACTGGGCGCTCGGCCGCGGCATCGAACACTTCCGCGAGCGCCGCTGGTTCCCGATCAAACCGGCCGCGCTCGCGCGCGCCGAGCGCTGGTACGCGCGCTATGGCCGCTGGTCGCTGCTGCTCAGCTGGGCGCCGGTGATCGGCGATCCGCTGACGATGATCGCCGGCGTGCTGCGCGAGCCGCTGTGGTCCTTCACGGCGATCGTCACGATCGCGAAAGTCGCGCGGTATCTGGTCATCGCATGGCTCGTGACGCGCTGA
- a CDS encoding methyl-accepting chemotaxis protein, whose amino-acid sequence MRLTHLGRASVGARLAALACVLVALLFTAFAWALAHFASEQLADEAHARIADKEQSIRAMVEMFDKALSAEANRAMSLFASFLPADFSLDPTRTVDIGGVAAPVLSAGGQPLDLDYAIPDQFLQKSGAIATIFARDGDDFVRITTSLKKQDGTRAVGTRLDRAGPAYGPLVAGRSYTGLAKLFGRPYITQYKPVTDATGRVIGALFVGLDVGAELQVVENGIRALKIGDNGYYFVVDASPGATRGTLVVHPDAAGQRADDTRAPYAQMLAAGQGQLAYTSLDPAAHDAQPTAKFVSFTTIPQWQWLVGGIALDDELLAGMRTLRNRFLMIAAVLVAAFAGLFVLVVRRVVSRPLDAAARASERYAAGDLSVRIRDGATARGVAGNDEIGRLVQAVDGIGDGLARIVAQVRGSASDIASGTVGIAAGSSDIAARIATQASSVEQTAASMEQITTAVQQNAEHAAQADALVAHASAAATDGDAAVQRVVATMDDIGRTTRRIAEITTTIEGIAFQTNILALNAAVEAARAGEHGRGFAVVAAEVRALAQRSAAAVKEIEGLSAESATTVEQGYRIADAARGTMRDIVQRVEQVSTLIGEISTASREQSTGIEQVNLAITQIGDATQQNATLISAAERAAVALRDQAAQLSEAVSVFRLARSA is encoded by the coding sequence ATGAGATTGACCCACTTGGGCCGGGCGAGCGTCGGCGCGCGTCTGGCCGCGCTGGCGTGTGTACTCGTCGCACTGCTGTTCACTGCGTTCGCATGGGCGCTCGCCCACTTCGCCAGCGAGCAGCTGGCCGATGAAGCGCATGCACGCATCGCCGACAAGGAGCAGTCGATCCGCGCGATGGTCGAGATGTTCGACAAGGCGCTGTCGGCCGAAGCCAACCGCGCGATGTCGCTGTTCGCGAGCTTCCTGCCGGCCGATTTCTCGCTCGACCCGACGCGCACCGTCGACATCGGCGGCGTCGCCGCGCCCGTGCTGTCGGCCGGCGGCCAGCCGCTCGATCTCGACTACGCGATCCCCGACCAGTTTCTGCAGAAAAGCGGCGCGATCGCGACGATCTTCGCGCGCGACGGCGACGACTTCGTGCGAATCACGACGTCGCTGAAGAAGCAGGACGGCACGCGCGCGGTCGGCACGCGCCTCGACCGCGCCGGCCCGGCGTACGGCCCGCTCGTCGCCGGACGCAGCTACACGGGCCTCGCCAAGCTGTTCGGCCGGCCGTACATCACGCAATACAAGCCGGTCACGGACGCGACCGGCCGCGTGATCGGCGCACTGTTCGTCGGCCTCGACGTCGGCGCGGAGCTGCAGGTCGTCGAGAACGGCATCCGCGCGTTGAAGATCGGCGACAACGGCTATTACTTCGTCGTCGATGCGTCGCCGGGCGCGACGCGCGGCACGCTGGTCGTCCATCCCGACGCGGCTGGGCAGCGCGCCGACGACACGCGCGCACCGTACGCGCAGATGCTCGCCGCAGGCCAGGGCCAGCTCGCGTACACGTCGCTCGACCCGGCCGCGCACGACGCGCAGCCCACCGCGAAATTCGTGTCGTTCACGACGATCCCGCAATGGCAATGGCTGGTCGGCGGCATCGCGCTCGACGACGAGCTGCTAGCCGGCATGCGCACGCTGCGCAATCGCTTCCTGATGATCGCGGCCGTGCTGGTGGCGGCGTTCGCGGGGCTGTTCGTGCTGGTCGTGCGGCGCGTCGTGAGCCGGCCGCTCGATGCGGCGGCCCGCGCGTCGGAACGCTATGCGGCCGGCGATCTCAGCGTGCGGATCCGCGATGGCGCGACCGCGCGCGGGGTCGCCGGCAACGACGAAATCGGCCGGCTGGTGCAGGCGGTGGACGGTATCGGCGACGGCCTCGCCCGGATCGTCGCGCAGGTGCGCGGCAGCGCTTCGGACATCGCGAGCGGGACGGTCGGCATCGCGGCCGGCAGCAGCGACATCGCCGCGCGGATCGCGACGCAGGCGAGCAGCGTCGAGCAAACGGCCGCGAGCATGGAGCAGATCACGACCGCCGTGCAGCAGAACGCCGAGCACGCGGCGCAGGCCGATGCGCTGGTGGCGCACGCGTCGGCGGCGGCCACCGACGGCGACGCGGCCGTCCAGCGCGTGGTCGCGACGATGGACGACATCGGCCGCACGACGCGCCGGATCGCCGAAATCACGACCACGATCGAAGGCATCGCGTTCCAGACCAATATCCTCGCGCTGAACGCGGCGGTCGAGGCCGCGCGGGCCGGCGAGCACGGCCGGGGCTTCGCGGTGGTCGCGGCCGAAGTGCGCGCGCTCGCGCAACGCAGCGCCGCCGCAGTGAAGGAGATCGAGGGGTTGAGCGCCGAATCGGCGACCACGGTCGAACAGGGTTACCGGATCGCGGACGCCGCGCGCGGCACGATGCGCGACATCGTCCAGCGCGTCGAGCAGGTCAGCACGCTGATCGGCGAAATCAGCACCGCGTCGCGCGAGCAGTCGACCGGCATCGAGCAGGTGAATCTGGCGATCACGCAGATCGGCGACGCGACGCAGCAGAATGCGACGCTGATCTCGGCAGCCGAGCGCGCGGCGGTCGCGTTGCGCGACCAGGCCGCGCAACTGTCGGAAGCCGTCAGCGTGTTCCGGCTGGCGCGTAGCGCGTGA
- a CDS encoding acyl-CoA synthetase, which produces MTQMFEAGLGRREANYVPLTPIDFLVRAAEVYGARLAIVHGDVRRTWAETYTRAKQLASALARAGVGRGETVAALLPNIPAMVEAHFGVPMAGAVLNTINTRLDIASMLFMLRHGEAKVLIVDTEYAELAHRAALEVPGLKIVSVADAMPADPARFAGATDYEAFVASGDPDYAWTPPADEWEAIALNYTSGTTGDPKGVVYHHRGAYLAAISNILEWDMPKHAVYLWTLPMFHCNGWCFPWAIAARAGVNVCLRRFDAKTVFDLIRNERITHYCGAPIVQSAIANAPAELRAGIDHKVHAMVAGAAPAPAVIAKMKEIGFDLLHVYGLTEVYGPATVCAKQAHWDDLPDDERARLNARQGVRYHLEAGATVLDPDTMEPVPADGETLGEIMFRGNICMKGYLKNPHATDEAFQGGWFHTGDLGVLTPDGYIRIKDRRKDIIISGGENISSIEVEDALYRHPAVEVAAVVAMPDPKWGEVPCAFVELRNGMSATEDEIFAHCRQLLAGFKVPKVVRFGELPKTSTGKIQKFQLRNAVGSDKAIDLAGDKK; this is translated from the coding sequence ATGACCCAGATGTTCGAGGCCGGACTCGGCCGCCGCGAAGCCAACTACGTGCCGCTCACGCCGATCGATTTCCTGGTCCGCGCGGCGGAAGTCTACGGCGCGCGGCTCGCGATCGTGCATGGCGACGTGCGGCGCACGTGGGCCGAGACCTACACGCGGGCCAAGCAGCTCGCGAGCGCGCTGGCCCGGGCCGGCGTCGGGCGCGGCGAGACGGTCGCCGCGCTGCTGCCGAACATTCCCGCGATGGTGGAAGCGCACTTCGGCGTGCCGATGGCGGGCGCCGTGCTCAACACGATCAATACGCGGCTCGACATCGCGTCGATGCTGTTCATGCTGCGGCACGGCGAAGCGAAGGTGCTGATCGTCGACACCGAATATGCGGAGCTCGCGCATCGCGCGGCGCTGGAAGTGCCGGGGCTGAAGATCGTCAGCGTCGCCGACGCGATGCCCGCCGATCCCGCCCGTTTCGCCGGCGCGACCGACTATGAAGCGTTCGTCGCGAGCGGCGACCCCGACTACGCCTGGACGCCGCCCGCCGACGAGTGGGAGGCCATCGCGCTGAACTACACGTCCGGCACGACCGGCGACCCGAAGGGCGTCGTCTATCACCATCGCGGTGCCTATCTGGCGGCGATCAGCAACATCCTCGAATGGGACATGCCGAAGCACGCCGTGTATCTGTGGACGCTGCCGATGTTCCACTGCAACGGCTGGTGCTTCCCGTGGGCGATCGCCGCGCGCGCGGGCGTCAACGTCTGCCTGCGCAGGTTCGACGCGAAGACCGTGTTCGACCTGATCCGCAACGAGCGCATCACCCATTACTGCGGCGCGCCGATCGTGCAGAGCGCGATCGCGAACGCACCGGCCGAGTTGCGCGCCGGGATCGACCACAAGGTGCATGCGATGGTCGCGGGCGCCGCGCCGGCGCCGGCCGTGATCGCCAAGATGAAGGAAATCGGCTTCGACCTGCTGCACGTGTACGGGCTGACCGAGGTGTACGGCCCGGCGACGGTCTGCGCGAAGCAGGCGCACTGGGACGACTTGCCCGACGACGAGCGCGCGCGGCTCAATGCGCGCCAGGGCGTGCGCTACCACCTGGAAGCGGGCGCGACGGTGCTCGATCCGGACACGATGGAGCCGGTGCCGGCCGACGGCGAGACGCTCGGCGAGATCATGTTCCGCGGCAACATCTGCATGAAGGGCTACCTGAAGAACCCGCACGCGACGGACGAGGCGTTCCAGGGCGGCTGGTTCCATACGGGCGATCTCGGCGTGCTGACGCCCGACGGCTATATCCGGATCAAGGATCGCCGCAAGGACATCATCATTTCGGGCGGCGAGAACATCTCGAGCATCGAGGTCGAGGACGCGCTGTACCGGCATCCGGCCGTCGAAGTCGCGGCGGTGGTCGCGATGCCCGATCCGAAGTGGGGCGAGGTGCCGTGCGCGTTCGTCGAGCTGCGCAACGGGATGAGCGCGACCGAGGACGAAATCTTCGCGCATTGCCGCCAGCTGCTCGCGGGCTTCAAGGTGCCGAAGGTCGTGCGCTTCGGCGAGCTGCCGAAGACCTCGACCGGCAAGATCCAGAAGTTCCAGCTGCGCAACGCAGTCGGATCGGACAAGGCGATCGACCTGGCCGGCGACAAGAAGTAA
- a CDS encoding Crp/Fnr family transcriptional regulator — protein MHDHPVAPPETAAPHAEPPDDRSADLTVPAVTTVTTVTPAGPGAFDAPDSAVAAAAPIVPAEPAPLPDLATMFGQCAWFRALAPEHQALVLAQSHAERHEAGDVIAQRLAPSEYWIGVHRGLLKLAIFNASGRGCTFSGVPSGGWFGEGSVIKRELRKYEVVAVQRSTVLMVPVDTFHALLDTSLPFTRFVIHQLNNRMGEFIASIQNSRLLDVDARVAQSLAQLFNAALYPDTGPSLAISQEELGMLVGVSRQRINQALQQLEKRGVLRLAYNQIEVVDLAALARVGMEQI, from the coding sequence ATGCACGACCATCCCGTTGCGCCGCCCGAGACGGCCGCGCCCCACGCCGAGCCGCCGGACGACCGGTCGGCCGACTTGACCGTCCCGGCCGTCACAACCGTCACGACCGTTACTCCGGCCGGACCGGGCGCATTTGACGCACCCGACTCGGCCGTGGCGGCGGCCGCCCCCATCGTCCCCGCCGAGCCCGCCCCACTCCCCGACCTCGCCACGATGTTCGGCCAGTGCGCATGGTTCCGCGCGCTGGCGCCCGAGCACCAGGCGCTCGTGCTCGCGCAGTCGCACGCCGAGCGGCACGAGGCCGGCGACGTGATCGCGCAGCGGCTCGCGCCGTCCGAGTACTGGATCGGCGTGCATCGCGGCCTGCTGAAGCTGGCGATCTTCAACGCCTCGGGGCGCGGCTGCACGTTCTCCGGCGTGCCGTCGGGCGGCTGGTTCGGCGAAGGCAGCGTGATCAAGCGCGAGCTGCGCAAGTACGAGGTCGTCGCGGTCCAGCGCTCGACCGTGCTGATGGTGCCGGTCGACACGTTCCACGCGCTGCTCGACACCAGCCTGCCGTTCACGCGCTTCGTCATTCATCAGCTGAACAACCGGATGGGCGAGTTCATCGCGTCGATCCAGAACAGCCGGCTGCTCGACGTCGACGCGCGGGTCGCGCAGTCGCTTGCCCAGCTGTTCAACGCCGCGCTGTACCCGGACACCGGCCCGTCGCTCGCGATTTCGCAGGAGGAACTGGGGATGCTCGTCGGCGTGTCGCGGCAGCGGATCAACCAGGCGTTGCAGCAGCTCGAAAAACGCGGCGTGCTGCGGCTCGCCTACAACCAGATCGAAGTCGTCGATCTGGCGGCGCTCGCGCGGGTCGGCATGGAGCAGATCTGA